In Scatophagus argus isolate fScaArg1 chromosome 3, fScaArg1.pri, whole genome shotgun sequence, one genomic interval encodes:
- the LOC124056671 gene encoding limbin-like isoform X1 gives MLLVHFIATRVTIWSFILNIHVSCLLPPPLYLRWCHNVTRHETRHAGVLESSSGHKPCCDGASQDASCRATLTRLSSSDKQERLSGTHVKHHDSSGKFAELTLRRTDGTMEINGAMVLSADGPLCSSAATGPWGHSIYAPFAYVSNILLARRRRSTLTRYNPGPILPQFQTVAHPSAFGVKFHKCAQVKIDTDPPQLTFFLLIHNMGPVGGSATNLSQVAIRDSISGIVPLKTEGRVVERGYQAFAIDSLSAGSQVVVNYTAHIRSHKSEVLDLPAFLTFSNASQNDVSMFGPLTANLTLRVNSTDRIYPNHGVHFAGFVVGFFVTLVLLSLGFLAMNLIGPRTRLNLLQQRRKRGDSDPEYAECNMNETVKEEATFEDKMVDIMVLEDPQNMYQALENLEMSTLLRATNNVEATRIQIYKDVMSSLLGGLRSQGQASAQVQQRLLSVLHGQLLGMEGRLKEERGTRMAALAGQCNLETREEMEAEHRREAAEKAQAELLCQHADQQELLRCSVLLEKLHKLRQSQLQRILLVRHEEASAKVQRQIIEWRRVELHKIFSEEMEEAIRMGELEKSTAKSLQHDYFACQDQLEEMLDLVLANQRFVLAERHAQRKFLVHSLHSLNSLISDTFTSTSSNLDSWFTHIRRGSIVPEEQIDQLQEKAQKELVMVRQRLDEALSQERRAMRCDLIKKRRELISDMLRIHKQRQKDLSGLSKGLEGRIDVAQHLHCWQNLLTAHSLELAELINNLDEEAAADIRKVTMRVIQGAITELKAIQPSATQALLTLLPPGAQRSLLQVEPEAGAGQAQGQGVSALLQGQEKLHQEGKAALRTLSCTREALRKAMERELQDQRELREHCRAFFSCLCSSQLTLCEDDRLRMKLEFQKCLSVMDHCLVLPHAVSRTKLHTALAAWRKDSEQQMMNMQSKGKTSETRQMAETSDLLLFQKSLEDRIQLFEKEKEMESGVMNKVMEEMQRQREDDLHSQADSLAMQMATIHYQKDERRTKVSETSRAMLTLQSLLIQQLRERKSLERQDMAQSIQNHCLGLEEAEQQLQKERTEMGGLRVYQSRVESNAGQNCDEGEEENEEERLFQVRQDCRMTSILQEALYKREEVDTLLAERLQEMTANNQALEDLKEQMGLKRLYANCDQDLEFASRLVKQSQLSTDVLLEALRLLLPTLPEIDLLSITDALCPKQHPVSSSVEQEHSGCVEEVNRHFSVKLREDVVRRNMLNMPSCTVERERLQAKRQSLMEKLLPRSCLPVPRDVAPALVEEKRNEDSLTVCKSGTVTQQNSDAAEQRAVDTVNETLYSAAEEYTTPASASAALGAPDTGERLFVFRDPPESLDPVGAPKRKRKKNFLNLKKGSVAPTNLP, from the exons ATGCTTCTGGTACACTTTATCGCGACGAGGGTCACGATTTGGTCATTTATCTTGAAtatccatgtgtcatgtttgttGCCGCCTCCTTTATATCTCCGTTGGTGTCACAATGTAACCCGGCATGAGACTCGGCATGCCGGTGTTTTGGAGTCTAGTTCTGGACATAAGCCTTGTTGTGACGGCGCTTCTCAGGATGCATCATGCCGCGCAACACTAACACGCCTTTCTTCCTCGGATAAACAAGAG AGGCTCTCCGGTACCCATGTAAAACACCATGACTCCAGTGGGAAATTTGCAGAGTTGACATTGCGCCGGACGgatg GTACCATGGAAATCAATGGGGCCATGGTGTTGTCTGCAGACGGTCCACTCTGTTCTTCAGCTGCCACTGGTCCATGGGGACACTCCATTTATGCTCCATTTGCCTATGTGTCAAACATTTTGCTTGCCCGGCGACGCAGAAGCACACTCACCAGATATAACCCAGGCCCTATCCTGCCTCAG TTTCAGACTGTGGCACATCCATCTGCATTTGGGGTCAAATTTCACAAGTGTGCACAG GTGAAGATTGACACTGATCCTCCTCAGCTGACGTTCTTCCTGCTGATTCACAACATGGGCCCAGTGGGTGGCAGTGCCACCAACCTGTCTCAGGTCGCTATCCGGGATTCCATTTCTGGAATAGTACCTCTAAAAACTGAAGGCAGGGTGGTGGAGAGAGGTTACCAGGCGTTTGCCATTGATTCATTATCTG CTGGATCCCAGGTTGTGGTCAATTATACTGCTCACATAAGGAGTCATAAGAGTGAAGTCCTGGACCTTCCAGCTTTTCTCACCTTCTCTAATGCATCACAG AATGATGTCAGCATGTTTGGTCCACTGACAGCTAATCTAACCTTGAGGGTGAATTCCACTGACAGG ATTTATCCTAACCATGGGGTCCATTTTGCTGGATTTGTTGTGGGATTCTTTGTCACATTGGTGTTGCTGTCACTGGGGTTTCTGGCCATGAACCTGATTGGTCCCAGAACCAGGCTGAACCTTCTTCAGCAAAGG agaaagagaggtgatTCAGATCCAGAGTATGCAGAGTGCAACATGAATGAGACTGTCAAAGAAGAGGCAACATTTGAAGACAAGATGGTGGACATCATGGTGTTGGAGGATCCCCAGAACATGTATCAGGCTTTGGAAAA CCTTGAAATGTCCACACTGCTGCGAGCCACAAATAACGTGGAGGCCACACGGATTCAGATCTACAAGGATGTGATGTCCTCCCTGCTGGGCGGCCTGCGGTCCCAAGGCCAGGCCAGCGCCCAGGTCCAGCAGAGGCTGCTCAGTGTGCTCCACGGACAGCTGCTTGGCATGGAGGGTCGGCTGAAGGAGGAGCGAGGGACCCGCATGGCTGCTCTTGCTGGCCAGTGTAACCTGGAGACTCGGGAAGAAATGGAAGCAGAGCACCGCAGAGAAGCTGCTGAGAAGGCCCAGGCTGAGCTGCTGTGTCAACATGCAGACCAACAG GAGCTCCTCCGCTGCAGCGTCCTCCTGGAGAAGCTCCACAAGCTGAGACAGAGTCAGCTCCAGCGCATCCTGTTGGTCCGACATGAAGAGGCCTCAGCGAAGGTCCAGAGGCAGATCATTGAGTGGCGTCGGGTGGAACTGCACAAAATTTTCTCTGAAGAAATGGAGGAGGCCATCAGGATGGGCGAATTGGAAAAGAGCACAGCCAAAAGTCTTCAACACGATTACTTTGCCTGTCAA GATCAGCTAGAGGAGATGCTGGATTTGGTCCTTGCCAATCAGCGCTTTGTGCTAGCTGAACGCCATGCACAGAGGAAGTTCTTGGTTCACAGCCTTCACAGCCTCAACAGCTTGATTTCTGACACCTTCACCAGCACCTCCAGCAATCTGGACAGCTGGTTCACTCACATCAGGAG AGGGAGCATTGTGCCTGAGGAGCAGATAGACCAGCTACAGGAGAAAGCCCAGAAAGAGCTGGTGATGGTGAGGCAGAGACTGGACGAGGCACTGAGCCAAGAAAGGAGAGCCATGCGCTGTGACCTGATTAAGAAGAGGCGGGAACTCATCTCTGACATG CTGCGGAtccacaaacagagacagaaggatctGTCAGGATTGTCCAAGGGTCTGGAGGGAAGAATAGATGTCGCTCAGCACCTGCACTGTTGGCAGAACCTACTGACAGCTCACAGTTTGGAGTTAGCCGAGCTCATCAACAACCTCGATGAGGAGGCTGCAGCCGACATCCGCAAG GTGACTATGCGTGTGATCCAGGGTGCCATAACAGAACTCAAAGCCATCCAGCCCTCTGCAACCCAGGCCCTATTAACACTCTTGCCTCCAGGGGCCCAACGCTCATTGCTGCAGGTAGAACCAGAGGCAGGAGCAGGACAAGCCCAGGGACAAGGAGTGAGTGCTCTCCTGCAGGGTCAGGAAAAGTTGCACCAGGAAGGCAAGGCAGCCTTGCGCACCCTCAGCTGCACTAGGGAGGCTCTGCGGAAAGCCATGGAGAGGGAGCTACAGGATCAAAGGGAGCTCAGGGAACACTGCAGAGCTTTCTTCAG TTGTTTGTGTTCGTCGCAGTTGACTCTGTGTGAAGACGACCGGCTCAGGATGAAATTAGAATTTCAGAAGTGTCTCTCTGTGATGGACCATTGCCTGGTGCTGCCCCATGCTGTCTCCAGAACAAAACTCCACACAGCTCTGGCAGCTTGGAGAAAGGACAGCGAGCAACAGATG ATGAATATGCAATCCAAGGGGAAAACCAGTGAGACCAGACAGATGGCGGAGACATCTGACCTTCTGCTTTTCCAGAAAAGCCTTGAGGACAGAATTCAACTGTttgagaaggagaaggagatggagagcgGTGTCAtgaacaaa gtgatggaggagatgcAGAGGCAGCGAGAGGATGACCTGCATTCTCAGGCTGACAGTCTGGCAATGCAGATGGCCACCATCCACTACCagaaggatgagaggaggacCAAAGTTTCGGAGACCTCCAGAGCAATGCTCACTTTGCAAAGCCTGCTCATTCAGCAGctcagggagagaaagagccTGGAGAGACAAGACATGGCCCAGAGTATACAGAATCACTGCTTG GGCCTGGaggaagcagagcagcagcttcagaaggagaggacagagatgGGTGGCCTGCGAGTGTACCAGTCCAGAGTCGAGTCAAATGCCGGACAGAACTGCGacgagggagaggaggaaaacgaGGAGGAGCGGCTGTTTCAGGTGCGGCAGGATTGCAGGATGACGTCCATCCTCCAGGAGGCGCTCTACAAGCGTGAAGAGGTCGACACACTGTTGGCTGAGAG GTTGCAAGAAATGACTGCCAACAATCAAGCCTTGGAGgatttaaaagaacaaatggGGCTCAAGAGACTTTATGCAAACTGTGACCAG GATCTGGAGTTTGCGTCTCGGCTGGTGAAGCAGAGCCAGCTGTCGACCGACGTTCTCCTGGAGGCCCtgcgcctcctcctccccaccctGCCTGAAATTGATCTCCTTTCCATCACTGACGCCCTCTGCCCCAAGCAGCACCCAGTTTCATCCTCTGTGGAGCAGGAACACTCAGG GTGTGTCGAGGAGGTGAACAGACATTTCTCTGTCAAACTGAGAGAAGATGTGGTGCGCAGAAACATGCTAAATATGCCAAGCTGCACtgtggaaagagagag ACTCCAGGCAAAGAGGCAAAGTCTGATGGAAAAACTGCTCCCCAGATCCTGCCTCCCAGTTCCAAGAGATGTTGCACCAGCGCTGGTCGAAGAGAAGCGAAACGAGGACAGTTTGACTGTTTGTAAATCAGGCACAGTTACGCAGCAGAACAGTGACGCCGCAGAACAAAGGGCTGTGGACACAGTGAATGAAACGTTATACAGCGCGGCAGAGGAATACACAACGCCAGCCTCTGCCAGCGCTGCCCTGGGCGCCCCTGATACTGGAGAAAGGCTGTTTGTGTTCCGGGATCCACCTGAATCATTGGACCCCGTGGGCGCCCctaaaagaaaaaggaaaaagaactTTCTGAATCTGAAGAAAGGCTCAGTGGCTCCAACAAACCTACCTTGA
- the LOC124056671 gene encoding limbin-like isoform X3, which yields MLLVHFIATRVTIWSFILNIHVSCLLPPPLYLRWCHNVTRHETRHAGVLESSSGHKPCCDGASQDASCRATLTRLSSSDKQERLSGTHVKHHDSSGKFAELTLRRTDGTMEINGAMVLSADGPLCSSAATGPWGHSIYAPFAYVSNILLARRRRSTLTRYNPGPILPQFQTVAHPSAFGVKFHKCAQVKIDTDPPQLTFFLLIHNMGPVGGSATNLSQVAIRDSISGIVPLKTEGRVVERGYQAFAIDSLSAGSQVVVNYTAHIRSHKSEVLDLPAFLTFSNASQNDVSMFGPLTANLTLRVNSTDRIYPNHGVHFAGFVVGFFVTLVLLSLGFLAMNLIGPRTRLNLLQQRRKRGDSDPEYAECNMNETVKEEATFEDKMVDIMVLEDPQNMYQALENLEMSTLLRATNNVEATRIQIYKDVMSSLLGGLRSQGQASAQVQQRLLSVLHGQLLGMEGRLKEERGTRMAALAGQCNLETREEMEAEHRREAAEKAQAELLCQHADQQELLRCSVLLEKLHKLRQSQLQRILLVRHEEASAKVQRQIIEWRRVELHKIFSEEMEEAIRMGELEKSTAKSLQHDYFACQDQLEEMLDLVLANQRFVLAERHAQRKFLVHSLHSLNSLISDTFTSTSSNLDSWFTHIRRGSIVPEEQIDQLQEKAQKELVMVRQRLDEALSQERRAMRCDLIKKRRELISDMLRIHKQRQKDLSGLSKGLEGRIDVAQHLHCWQNLLTAHSLELAELINNLDEEAAADIRKVTMRVIQGAITELKAIQPSATQALLTLLPPGAQRSLLQVEPEAGAGQAQGQGVSALLQGQEKLHQEGKAALRTLSCTREALRKAMERELQDQRELREHCRAFFSCLCSSQLTLCEDDRLRMKLEFQKCLSVMDHCLVLPHAVSRTKLHTALAAWRKDSEQQMMNMQSKGKTSETRQMAETSDLLLFQKSLEDRIQLFEKEKEMESGVMNKVMEEMQRQREDDLHSQADSLAMQMATIHYQKDERRTKVSETSRAMLTLQSLLIQQLRERKSLERQDMAQSIQNHCLGLEEAEQQLQKERTEMGGLRVYQSRVESNAGQNCDEGEEENEEERLFQVRQDCRMTSILQEALYKREEVDTLLAERLQEMTANNQALEDLKEQMGLKRLYANCDQDLEFASRLVKQSQLSTDVLLEALRLLLPTLPEIDLLSITDALCPKQHPVSSSVEQEHSGLQAKRQSLMEKLLPRSCLPVPRDVAPALVEEKRNEDSLTVCKSGTVTQQNSDAAEQRAVDTVNETLYSAAEEYTTPASASAALGAPDTGERLFVFRDPPESLDPVGAPKRKRKKNFLNLKKGSVAPTNLP from the exons ATGCTTCTGGTACACTTTATCGCGACGAGGGTCACGATTTGGTCATTTATCTTGAAtatccatgtgtcatgtttgttGCCGCCTCCTTTATATCTCCGTTGGTGTCACAATGTAACCCGGCATGAGACTCGGCATGCCGGTGTTTTGGAGTCTAGTTCTGGACATAAGCCTTGTTGTGACGGCGCTTCTCAGGATGCATCATGCCGCGCAACACTAACACGCCTTTCTTCCTCGGATAAACAAGAG AGGCTCTCCGGTACCCATGTAAAACACCATGACTCCAGTGGGAAATTTGCAGAGTTGACATTGCGCCGGACGgatg GTACCATGGAAATCAATGGGGCCATGGTGTTGTCTGCAGACGGTCCACTCTGTTCTTCAGCTGCCACTGGTCCATGGGGACACTCCATTTATGCTCCATTTGCCTATGTGTCAAACATTTTGCTTGCCCGGCGACGCAGAAGCACACTCACCAGATATAACCCAGGCCCTATCCTGCCTCAG TTTCAGACTGTGGCACATCCATCTGCATTTGGGGTCAAATTTCACAAGTGTGCACAG GTGAAGATTGACACTGATCCTCCTCAGCTGACGTTCTTCCTGCTGATTCACAACATGGGCCCAGTGGGTGGCAGTGCCACCAACCTGTCTCAGGTCGCTATCCGGGATTCCATTTCTGGAATAGTACCTCTAAAAACTGAAGGCAGGGTGGTGGAGAGAGGTTACCAGGCGTTTGCCATTGATTCATTATCTG CTGGATCCCAGGTTGTGGTCAATTATACTGCTCACATAAGGAGTCATAAGAGTGAAGTCCTGGACCTTCCAGCTTTTCTCACCTTCTCTAATGCATCACAG AATGATGTCAGCATGTTTGGTCCACTGACAGCTAATCTAACCTTGAGGGTGAATTCCACTGACAGG ATTTATCCTAACCATGGGGTCCATTTTGCTGGATTTGTTGTGGGATTCTTTGTCACATTGGTGTTGCTGTCACTGGGGTTTCTGGCCATGAACCTGATTGGTCCCAGAACCAGGCTGAACCTTCTTCAGCAAAGG agaaagagaggtgatTCAGATCCAGAGTATGCAGAGTGCAACATGAATGAGACTGTCAAAGAAGAGGCAACATTTGAAGACAAGATGGTGGACATCATGGTGTTGGAGGATCCCCAGAACATGTATCAGGCTTTGGAAAA CCTTGAAATGTCCACACTGCTGCGAGCCACAAATAACGTGGAGGCCACACGGATTCAGATCTACAAGGATGTGATGTCCTCCCTGCTGGGCGGCCTGCGGTCCCAAGGCCAGGCCAGCGCCCAGGTCCAGCAGAGGCTGCTCAGTGTGCTCCACGGACAGCTGCTTGGCATGGAGGGTCGGCTGAAGGAGGAGCGAGGGACCCGCATGGCTGCTCTTGCTGGCCAGTGTAACCTGGAGACTCGGGAAGAAATGGAAGCAGAGCACCGCAGAGAAGCTGCTGAGAAGGCCCAGGCTGAGCTGCTGTGTCAACATGCAGACCAACAG GAGCTCCTCCGCTGCAGCGTCCTCCTGGAGAAGCTCCACAAGCTGAGACAGAGTCAGCTCCAGCGCATCCTGTTGGTCCGACATGAAGAGGCCTCAGCGAAGGTCCAGAGGCAGATCATTGAGTGGCGTCGGGTGGAACTGCACAAAATTTTCTCTGAAGAAATGGAGGAGGCCATCAGGATGGGCGAATTGGAAAAGAGCACAGCCAAAAGTCTTCAACACGATTACTTTGCCTGTCAA GATCAGCTAGAGGAGATGCTGGATTTGGTCCTTGCCAATCAGCGCTTTGTGCTAGCTGAACGCCATGCACAGAGGAAGTTCTTGGTTCACAGCCTTCACAGCCTCAACAGCTTGATTTCTGACACCTTCACCAGCACCTCCAGCAATCTGGACAGCTGGTTCACTCACATCAGGAG AGGGAGCATTGTGCCTGAGGAGCAGATAGACCAGCTACAGGAGAAAGCCCAGAAAGAGCTGGTGATGGTGAGGCAGAGACTGGACGAGGCACTGAGCCAAGAAAGGAGAGCCATGCGCTGTGACCTGATTAAGAAGAGGCGGGAACTCATCTCTGACATG CTGCGGAtccacaaacagagacagaaggatctGTCAGGATTGTCCAAGGGTCTGGAGGGAAGAATAGATGTCGCTCAGCACCTGCACTGTTGGCAGAACCTACTGACAGCTCACAGTTTGGAGTTAGCCGAGCTCATCAACAACCTCGATGAGGAGGCTGCAGCCGACATCCGCAAG GTGACTATGCGTGTGATCCAGGGTGCCATAACAGAACTCAAAGCCATCCAGCCCTCTGCAACCCAGGCCCTATTAACACTCTTGCCTCCAGGGGCCCAACGCTCATTGCTGCAGGTAGAACCAGAGGCAGGAGCAGGACAAGCCCAGGGACAAGGAGTGAGTGCTCTCCTGCAGGGTCAGGAAAAGTTGCACCAGGAAGGCAAGGCAGCCTTGCGCACCCTCAGCTGCACTAGGGAGGCTCTGCGGAAAGCCATGGAGAGGGAGCTACAGGATCAAAGGGAGCTCAGGGAACACTGCAGAGCTTTCTTCAG TTGTTTGTGTTCGTCGCAGTTGACTCTGTGTGAAGACGACCGGCTCAGGATGAAATTAGAATTTCAGAAGTGTCTCTCTGTGATGGACCATTGCCTGGTGCTGCCCCATGCTGTCTCCAGAACAAAACTCCACACAGCTCTGGCAGCTTGGAGAAAGGACAGCGAGCAACAGATG ATGAATATGCAATCCAAGGGGAAAACCAGTGAGACCAGACAGATGGCGGAGACATCTGACCTTCTGCTTTTCCAGAAAAGCCTTGAGGACAGAATTCAACTGTttgagaaggagaaggagatggagagcgGTGTCAtgaacaaa gtgatggaggagatgcAGAGGCAGCGAGAGGATGACCTGCATTCTCAGGCTGACAGTCTGGCAATGCAGATGGCCACCATCCACTACCagaaggatgagaggaggacCAAAGTTTCGGAGACCTCCAGAGCAATGCTCACTTTGCAAAGCCTGCTCATTCAGCAGctcagggagagaaagagccTGGAGAGACAAGACATGGCCCAGAGTATACAGAATCACTGCTTG GGCCTGGaggaagcagagcagcagcttcagaaggagaggacagagatgGGTGGCCTGCGAGTGTACCAGTCCAGAGTCGAGTCAAATGCCGGACAGAACTGCGacgagggagaggaggaaaacgaGGAGGAGCGGCTGTTTCAGGTGCGGCAGGATTGCAGGATGACGTCCATCCTCCAGGAGGCGCTCTACAAGCGTGAAGAGGTCGACACACTGTTGGCTGAGAG GTTGCAAGAAATGACTGCCAACAATCAAGCCTTGGAGgatttaaaagaacaaatggGGCTCAAGAGACTTTATGCAAACTGTGACCAG GATCTGGAGTTTGCGTCTCGGCTGGTGAAGCAGAGCCAGCTGTCGACCGACGTTCTCCTGGAGGCCCtgcgcctcctcctccccaccctGCCTGAAATTGATCTCCTTTCCATCACTGACGCCCTCTGCCCCAAGCAGCACCCAGTTTCATCCTCTGTGGAGCAGGAACACTCAGG ACTCCAGGCAAAGAGGCAAAGTCTGATGGAAAAACTGCTCCCCAGATCCTGCCTCCCAGTTCCAAGAGATGTTGCACCAGCGCTGGTCGAAGAGAAGCGAAACGAGGACAGTTTGACTGTTTGTAAATCAGGCACAGTTACGCAGCAGAACAGTGACGCCGCAGAACAAAGGGCTGTGGACACAGTGAATGAAACGTTATACAGCGCGGCAGAGGAATACACAACGCCAGCCTCTGCCAGCGCTGCCCTGGGCGCCCCTGATACTGGAGAAAGGCTGTTTGTGTTCCGGGATCCACCTGAATCATTGGACCCCGTGGGCGCCCctaaaagaaaaaggaaaaagaactTTCTGAATCTGAAGAAAGGCTCAGTGGCTCCAACAAACCTACCTTGA